From Dreissena polymorpha isolate Duluth1 chromosome 15, UMN_Dpol_1.0, whole genome shotgun sequence, a single genomic window includes:
- the LOC127860336 gene encoding WD repeat, SAM and U-box domain-containing protein 1-like isoform X4, with product MSGTTSHDLVASLVHTINSHTSDVNGVCFSKDRKLATCSADKTVRVWDMTSYNELPFSPLCGHTYYVHCCCFSPFGTLLASCSTDGKVIIWDAKTGQKKCVLQHESKSPIRVCKFSPNSAQLISGSDDNNVCLWDVSSGALVITYKGHEGTVIALDFTPNGEYIVSGSNDGDLQVWDARYGHAKALLLLLDCHDLGVMCCDFSPIYGSAGNGVMHGITTYQLATCGMDDLLKLWEFVATTDTKVSLKQTLVFHGHEGSVLCCKYSINGRLLASASNDKTVRLWDPIQGVALHVIEGHTRYVITVAFCYRYVITVALCYRYVTTVAFCYRYVLTVAFCYRYVIPVAFCYRYVITVAYCYRYVVTMAFYYRYVITVAFCYRYVITVAYCYRYVVTMAFYYRYVITVAFCYRYVITVAYCYRYVVTMAFYYRYVITVAFCYRYVITVAYCYRYVVTMAFYYRYVITVAFCYRYVITVAYCYRYVVTMAFYYRYVITVAFCYRYVITVAYCYRYVVTMAFYYRYVITVAFSSDGQYLASGSNDRTVMIWKLQSEQQIFTALENGEPVCSDAPSQSHTVVMDPHKMSVEDVCQWLEEIGLEQYVASFRKHDIDGLELMALTQDSLATGLGIESMGHRSKLIRSRSTLLQHPIIQQKSILDSGVPDEYLCPITREIMKDPVICSDGYSYERAAIASWMNKGKNCSPMTNAVLTSKDLTPNRSLKMLIQRYLNP from the exons ATGTCGGGAACAACAAGCCATGACTTGGTTGCCAGTTTGGTACACACAATAAACTCCCATACATCTGATGTCAATGGAGTCTGCTTCTCAAAAGACAGAAAACTAGCAACCTGCTCAGCTGACAAGACTGTGAGGGTATGGGACATGACCTCCTACAATGAACTGCCTTTCTCTCCGCTGTGTGGACATACATACTACGTTCACTGTTGTTGCTTTTCACCATTTGGGACACTATTAGCCTCTTGCTCTACCGATGGTAAAGTCATTATTTGGGATGCGAAGACAGGCCAGAAGAAATGTGTGTTACAGCACGAGAGTAAATCTCCTATCAGAGTTTGTAAGTTTTCACCAAACTCTGCTCAGTTGATCTCTGGAAGCGATGACAACAATGTCTGTCTGTGGGATGTCTCTTCTGGAGCCCTTGTGAT AACCTACAAGGGACATGAAGGGACAGTGATAGCACTGGACTTCACCCCCAATGGCGAGTACATCGTCTCTGGAAGTAATGATGGGGACCTGCAGGTGTGGGATGCTAGATACGGTCACGCCAAGGCTCTGCTACTCCTCCTGGACTGCCATGATCTAGGTGTCATGTGCTGTGATTTCTCACCCATATATGGCTCAGCTG GTAATGGAGTTATGCATGGCATCACCACTTATCAATTGGCCACATGTGGAATGGATGATCTGTTGAAGTTGTGGGAATTTGTTGCCACAACAGACAcaa AAGTGAGTTTGAAACAAACATTGGTTTTCCATGGTCATGAGGGATCTGTGTTATGCTGTAAATATTCTATCAATGGTCGATTACTTGCTTCAGC ATCCAATGACAAAACAGTGCGGCTCTGGGATCCG ATTCAAGGGGTAGCTCTGCATGTCATAGAGGGACATACCAG GTATGTTATAACTGTGGCCTTCTGTTACAG GTATGTTATAACTGTGGCCCTCTGTTACAGGTATGTTACAACTGTGGCCTTCTGTTACAGGTATGTTTTAACTGTGGCCTTCTGTTACAGGTATGTTATACCTGTGGCCTTTTGTTACAG GTATGTTATAACTGTGGCCTACTGTTACAGGTATGTTGTAACTATGGCCTTTTATTACAGGTATGTTATAACTGTAGCCTTTTGTTACAGGTATGTTATAACTGTGGCCTACTGTTACAGGTATGTTGTAACTATGGCCTTTTATTACAGGTATGTTATAACTGTAGCCTTTTGTTACAGGTATGTTATAACTGTGGCCTACTGTTACAGGTATGTTGTAACTATGGCCTTTTATTACAGGTATGTTATAACTGTAGCCTTTTGTTACAGGTATGTTATAACTGTGGCCTACTGTTACAGGTATGTTGTAACTATGGCCTTTTATTACAGGTATGTTATAACTGTAGCCTTTTGTTACAGGTATGTTATAACTGTGGCCTACTGTTACAGGTATGTTGTAACTATGGCCTTTTATTACAGGTATGTTATAACTGTAGCCTTTTGTTACAGGTATGTTATAACTGTGGCCTACTGTTACAG GTATGTTGTAACTATGGCCTTTTATTACAGGTATGTTATAACTGTGGCCTTCTCCAGTGATGGGCAGTACCTGGCCTCAGGCTCCAATGACAGAACGGTCATGATCTGGAAGCTTCAGTCGGAGCAGCAGATCTTCA CCGCACTAGAGAATGGTGAGCCAGTGTGCTCTGATGCGCCTAGTCAAAGTCACACAGTTGTCATGGACCCCCACAAGATGTCAGTGGAGGATGTGTGTCAGTGGCTAGAGGAGATCGGTCTGGAGCAGTACGTGGCCTCGTTCAGGAAACATGACATCGATGGGCTGGAGTTGATGGCTTTGACCCAGGACTCCTTGGCAACAGGACTAGGGATTG AATCCATGGGGCACAGAAGCAAGCTTATACGATCTCGCAGCACACTGCTGCAGCATCCCATCATACAACAGAAAAGCATTCTGG ATTCCGGAGTGCCAGATGAGTACTTGTGTCCAATAACAAGAGAAATCATGAAGGACCCAGTCATATGTTCAG ATGGCTATTCTTACGAGAGGGCAGCCATAGCAAGCTGGATGAACAAGGGGAAGAACTGCAGTCCGATGACCAACGCTGTCCTTACAAGCAAGGATCTCACACCCAACCGCAGCCTCAAGATGCTCATACAGCGATATCTCAACCCTTAG
- the LOC127860336 gene encoding WD repeat, SAM and U-box domain-containing protein 1-like isoform X1, translating to MSGTTSHDLVASLVHTINSHTSDVNGVCFSKDRKLATCSADKTVRVWDMTSYNELPFSPLCGHTYYVHCCCFSPFGTLLASCSTDGKVIIWDAKTGQKKCVLQHESKSPIRVCKFSPNSAQLISGSDDNNVCLWDVSSGALVITYKGHEGTVIALDFTPNGEYIVSGSNDGDLQVWDARYGHAKALLLLLDCHDLGVMCCDFSPIYGSAGNGVMHGITTYQLATCGMDDLLKLWEFVATTDTKVSLKQTLVFHGHEGSVLCCKYSINGRLLASASNDKTVRLWDPIQGVALHVIEGHTRYVITVAFCYRYVITVAFCYRYVITVALCYRYVITLALCYRYVITVAFCCRYVITVAFCFRYVITVALCYRYVTTVAFCYRYVIPVAFCYRYVITVAYCYRYVVTMAFYYRYVITVAFCYRYVITVAYCYRYVVTMAFYYRYVITVAFCYRYVITVAYCYRYVVTMAFYYRYVITVAFCYRYVITVAYCYRYVVTMAFYYRYVITVAFCYRYVITVAYCYRYVVTMAFYYRYVITVAFCYRYVITVAYCYRYVVTMAFYYRYVITVAFSSDGQYLASGSNDRTVMIWKLQSEQQIFTALENGEPVCSDAPSQSHTVVMDPHKMSVEDVCQWLEEIGLEQYVASFRKHDIDGLELMALTQDSLATGLGIESMGHRSKLIRSRSTLLQHPIIQQKSILDSGVPDEYLCPITREIMKDPVICSDGYSYERAAIASWMNKGKNCSPMTNAVLTSKDLTPNRSLKMLIQRYLNP from the exons ATGTCGGGAACAACAAGCCATGACTTGGTTGCCAGTTTGGTACACACAATAAACTCCCATACATCTGATGTCAATGGAGTCTGCTTCTCAAAAGACAGAAAACTAGCAACCTGCTCAGCTGACAAGACTGTGAGGGTATGGGACATGACCTCCTACAATGAACTGCCTTTCTCTCCGCTGTGTGGACATACATACTACGTTCACTGTTGTTGCTTTTCACCATTTGGGACACTATTAGCCTCTTGCTCTACCGATGGTAAAGTCATTATTTGGGATGCGAAGACAGGCCAGAAGAAATGTGTGTTACAGCACGAGAGTAAATCTCCTATCAGAGTTTGTAAGTTTTCACCAAACTCTGCTCAGTTGATCTCTGGAAGCGATGACAACAATGTCTGTCTGTGGGATGTCTCTTCTGGAGCCCTTGTGAT AACCTACAAGGGACATGAAGGGACAGTGATAGCACTGGACTTCACCCCCAATGGCGAGTACATCGTCTCTGGAAGTAATGATGGGGACCTGCAGGTGTGGGATGCTAGATACGGTCACGCCAAGGCTCTGCTACTCCTCCTGGACTGCCATGATCTAGGTGTCATGTGCTGTGATTTCTCACCCATATATGGCTCAGCTG GTAATGGAGTTATGCATGGCATCACCACTTATCAATTGGCCACATGTGGAATGGATGATCTGTTGAAGTTGTGGGAATTTGTTGCCACAACAGACAcaa AAGTGAGTTTGAAACAAACATTGGTTTTCCATGGTCATGAGGGATCTGTGTTATGCTGTAAATATTCTATCAATGGTCGATTACTTGCTTCAGC ATCCAATGACAAAACAGTGCGGCTCTGGGATCCG ATTCAAGGGGTAGCTCTGCATGTCATAGAGGGACATACCAG GTATGTTATAACTGTGGCCTTCTGTTACAGGTATGTCATAACTGTGGCCTTCTGTTACAGGTATGTTATAACTGTGGCCCTCTGTTACAGGTATGTTATAACTCTTGCCCTCTGTTACAGGTATGTTATAACTGTGGCCTTCTGTTGCAG GTATGTTATAACTGTGGCCTTCTGTTTCAGGTATGTTATAACTGTGGCCCTCTGTTACAGGTATGTTACAACTGTGGCCTTCTGTTACAG GTATGTTATACCTGTGGCCTTTTGTTACAG GTATGTTATAACTGTGGCCTACTGTTACAGGTATGTTGTAACTATGGCCTTTTATTACAGGTATGTTATAACTGTAGCCTTTTGTTACAGGTATGTTATAACTGTGGCCTACTGTTACAGGTATGTTGTAACTATGGCCTTTTATTACAGGTATGTTATAACTGTAGCCTTTTGTTACAGGTATGTTATAACTGTGGCCTACTGTTACAGGTATGTTGTAACTATGGCCTTTTATTACAGGTATGTTATAACTGTAGCCTTTTGTTACAGGTATGTTATAACTGTGGCCTACTGTTACAGGTATGTTGTAACTATGGCCTTTTATTACAGGTATGTTATAACTGTAGCCTTTTGTTACAGGTATGTTATAACTGTGGCCTACTGTTACAGGTATGTTGTAACTATGGCCTTTTATTACAGGTATGTTATAACTGTAGCCTTTTGTTACAGGTATGTTATAACTGTGGCCTACTGTTACAG GTATGTTGTAACTATGGCCTTTTATTACAGGTATGTTATAACTGTGGCCTTCTCCAGTGATGGGCAGTACCTGGCCTCAGGCTCCAATGACAGAACGGTCATGATCTGGAAGCTTCAGTCGGAGCAGCAGATCTTCA CCGCACTAGAGAATGGTGAGCCAGTGTGCTCTGATGCGCCTAGTCAAAGTCACACAGTTGTCATGGACCCCCACAAGATGTCAGTGGAGGATGTGTGTCAGTGGCTAGAGGAGATCGGTCTGGAGCAGTACGTGGCCTCGTTCAGGAAACATGACATCGATGGGCTGGAGTTGATGGCTTTGACCCAGGACTCCTTGGCAACAGGACTAGGGATTG AATCCATGGGGCACAGAAGCAAGCTTATACGATCTCGCAGCACACTGCTGCAGCATCCCATCATACAACAGAAAAGCATTCTGG ATTCCGGAGTGCCAGATGAGTACTTGTGTCCAATAACAAGAGAAATCATGAAGGACCCAGTCATATGTTCAG ATGGCTATTCTTACGAGAGGGCAGCCATAGCAAGCTGGATGAACAAGGGGAAGAACTGCAGTCCGATGACCAACGCTGTCCTTACAAGCAAGGATCTCACACCCAACCGCAGCCTCAAGATGCTCATACAGCGATATCTCAACCCTTAG
- the LOC127860336 gene encoding WD repeat, SAM and U-box domain-containing protein 1-like isoform X3 has product MSGTTSHDLVASLVHTINSHTSDVNGVCFSKDRKLATCSADKTVRVWDMTSYNELPFSPLCGHTYYVHCCCFSPFGTLLASCSTDGKVIIWDAKTGQKKCVLQHESKSPIRVCKFSPNSAQLISGSDDNNVCLWDVSSGALVITYKGHEGTVIALDFTPNGEYIVSGSNDGDLQVWDARYGHAKALLLLLDCHDLGVMCCDFSPIYGSAGNGVMHGITTYQLATCGMDDLLKLWEFVATTDTKVSLKQTLVFHGHEGSVLCCKYSINGRLLASASNDKTVRLWDPIQGVALHVIEGHTRYVITVAFCFRYVITVALCYRYVTTVAFCYRYVLTVAFCYRYVIPVAFCYRYVITVAYCYRYVVTMAFYYRYVITVAFCYRYVITVAYCYRYVVTMAFYYRYVITVAFCYRYVITVAYCYRYVVTMAFYYRYVITVAFCYRYVITVAYCYRYVVTMAFYYRYVITVAFCYRYVITVAYCYRYVVTMAFYYRYVITVAFCYRYVITVAYCYRYVVTMAFYYRYVITVAFSSDGQYLASGSNDRTVMIWKLQSEQQIFTALENGEPVCSDAPSQSHTVVMDPHKMSVEDVCQWLEEIGLEQYVASFRKHDIDGLELMALTQDSLATGLGIESMGHRSKLIRSRSTLLQHPIIQQKSILDSGVPDEYLCPITREIMKDPVICSDGYSYERAAIASWMNKGKNCSPMTNAVLTSKDLTPNRSLKMLIQRYLNP; this is encoded by the exons ATGTCGGGAACAACAAGCCATGACTTGGTTGCCAGTTTGGTACACACAATAAACTCCCATACATCTGATGTCAATGGAGTCTGCTTCTCAAAAGACAGAAAACTAGCAACCTGCTCAGCTGACAAGACTGTGAGGGTATGGGACATGACCTCCTACAATGAACTGCCTTTCTCTCCGCTGTGTGGACATACATACTACGTTCACTGTTGTTGCTTTTCACCATTTGGGACACTATTAGCCTCTTGCTCTACCGATGGTAAAGTCATTATTTGGGATGCGAAGACAGGCCAGAAGAAATGTGTGTTACAGCACGAGAGTAAATCTCCTATCAGAGTTTGTAAGTTTTCACCAAACTCTGCTCAGTTGATCTCTGGAAGCGATGACAACAATGTCTGTCTGTGGGATGTCTCTTCTGGAGCCCTTGTGAT AACCTACAAGGGACATGAAGGGACAGTGATAGCACTGGACTTCACCCCCAATGGCGAGTACATCGTCTCTGGAAGTAATGATGGGGACCTGCAGGTGTGGGATGCTAGATACGGTCACGCCAAGGCTCTGCTACTCCTCCTGGACTGCCATGATCTAGGTGTCATGTGCTGTGATTTCTCACCCATATATGGCTCAGCTG GTAATGGAGTTATGCATGGCATCACCACTTATCAATTGGCCACATGTGGAATGGATGATCTGTTGAAGTTGTGGGAATTTGTTGCCACAACAGACAcaa AAGTGAGTTTGAAACAAACATTGGTTTTCCATGGTCATGAGGGATCTGTGTTATGCTGTAAATATTCTATCAATGGTCGATTACTTGCTTCAGC ATCCAATGACAAAACAGTGCGGCTCTGGGATCCG ATTCAAGGGGTAGCTCTGCATGTCATAGAGGGACATACCAG GTATGTTATAACTGTGGCCTTCTGTTTCAGGTATGTTATAACTGTGGCCCTCTGTTACAGGTATGTTACAACTGTGGCCTTCTGTTACAGGTATGTTTTAACTGTGGCCTTCTGTTACAGGTATGTTATACCTGTGGCCTTTTGTTACAG GTATGTTATAACTGTGGCCTACTGTTACAGGTATGTTGTAACTATGGCCTTTTATTACAGGTATGTTATAACTGTAGCCTTTTGTTACAGGTATGTTATAACTGTGGCCTACTGTTACAGGTATGTTGTAACTATGGCCTTTTATTACAGGTATGTTATAACTGTAGCCTTTTGTTACAGGTATGTTATAACTGTGGCCTACTGTTACAGGTATGTTGTAACTATGGCCTTTTATTACAGGTATGTTATAACTGTAGCCTTTTGTTACAGGTATGTTATAACTGTGGCCTACTGTTACAGGTATGTTGTAACTATGGCCTTTTATTACAGGTATGTTATAACTGTAGCCTTTTGTTACAGGTATGTTATAACTGTGGCCTACTGTTACAGGTATGTTGTAACTATGGCCTTTTATTACAGGTATGTTATAACTGTAGCCTTTTGTTACAGGTATGTTATAACTGTGGCCTACTGTTACAG GTATGTTGTAACTATGGCCTTTTATTACAGGTATGTTATAACTGTGGCCTTCTCCAGTGATGGGCAGTACCTGGCCTCAGGCTCCAATGACAGAACGGTCATGATCTGGAAGCTTCAGTCGGAGCAGCAGATCTTCA CCGCACTAGAGAATGGTGAGCCAGTGTGCTCTGATGCGCCTAGTCAAAGTCACACAGTTGTCATGGACCCCCACAAGATGTCAGTGGAGGATGTGTGTCAGTGGCTAGAGGAGATCGGTCTGGAGCAGTACGTGGCCTCGTTCAGGAAACATGACATCGATGGGCTGGAGTTGATGGCTTTGACCCAGGACTCCTTGGCAACAGGACTAGGGATTG AATCCATGGGGCACAGAAGCAAGCTTATACGATCTCGCAGCACACTGCTGCAGCATCCCATCATACAACAGAAAAGCATTCTGG ATTCCGGAGTGCCAGATGAGTACTTGTGTCCAATAACAAGAGAAATCATGAAGGACCCAGTCATATGTTCAG ATGGCTATTCTTACGAGAGGGCAGCCATAGCAAGCTGGATGAACAAGGGGAAGAACTGCAGTCCGATGACCAACGCTGTCCTTACAAGCAAGGATCTCACACCCAACCGCAGCCTCAAGATGCTCATACAGCGATATCTCAACCCTTAG
- the LOC127860336 gene encoding WD repeat, SAM and U-box domain-containing protein 1-like isoform X7: MSGTTSHDLVASLVHTINSHTSDVNGVCFSKDRKLATCSADKTVRVWDMTSYNELPFSPLCGHTYYVHCCCFSPFGTLLASCSTDGKVIIWDAKTGQKKCVLQHESKSPIRVCKFSPNSAQLISGSDDNNVCLWDVSSGALVITYKGHEGTVIALDFTPNGEYIVSGSNDGDLQVWDARYGHAKALLLLLDCHDLGVMCCDFSPIYGSAGNGVMHGITTYQLATCGMDDLLKLWEFVATTDTKVSLKQTLVFHGHEGSVLCCKYSINGRLLASASNDKTVRLWDPIQGVALHVIEGHTRYVITVAYCYRYVVTMAFYYRYVITVAFCYRYVITVAYCYRYVVTMAFYYRYVITVAFCYRYVITVAYCYRYVVTMAFYYRYVITVAFCYRYVITVAYCYRYVVTMAFYYRYVITVAFCYRYVITVAYCYRYVVTMAFYYRYVITVAFCYRYVITVAYCYRYVVTMAFYYRYVITVAFSSDGQYLASGSNDRTVMIWKLQSEQQIFTALENGEPVCSDAPSQSHTVVMDPHKMSVEDVCQWLEEIGLEQYVASFRKHDIDGLELMALTQDSLATGLGIESMGHRSKLIRSRSTLLQHPIIQQKSILDSGVPDEYLCPITREIMKDPVICSDGYSYERAAIASWMNKGKNCSPMTNAVLTSKDLTPNRSLKMLIQRYLNP, encoded by the exons ATGTCGGGAACAACAAGCCATGACTTGGTTGCCAGTTTGGTACACACAATAAACTCCCATACATCTGATGTCAATGGAGTCTGCTTCTCAAAAGACAGAAAACTAGCAACCTGCTCAGCTGACAAGACTGTGAGGGTATGGGACATGACCTCCTACAATGAACTGCCTTTCTCTCCGCTGTGTGGACATACATACTACGTTCACTGTTGTTGCTTTTCACCATTTGGGACACTATTAGCCTCTTGCTCTACCGATGGTAAAGTCATTATTTGGGATGCGAAGACAGGCCAGAAGAAATGTGTGTTACAGCACGAGAGTAAATCTCCTATCAGAGTTTGTAAGTTTTCACCAAACTCTGCTCAGTTGATCTCTGGAAGCGATGACAACAATGTCTGTCTGTGGGATGTCTCTTCTGGAGCCCTTGTGAT AACCTACAAGGGACATGAAGGGACAGTGATAGCACTGGACTTCACCCCCAATGGCGAGTACATCGTCTCTGGAAGTAATGATGGGGACCTGCAGGTGTGGGATGCTAGATACGGTCACGCCAAGGCTCTGCTACTCCTCCTGGACTGCCATGATCTAGGTGTCATGTGCTGTGATTTCTCACCCATATATGGCTCAGCTG GTAATGGAGTTATGCATGGCATCACCACTTATCAATTGGCCACATGTGGAATGGATGATCTGTTGAAGTTGTGGGAATTTGTTGCCACAACAGACAcaa AAGTGAGTTTGAAACAAACATTGGTTTTCCATGGTCATGAGGGATCTGTGTTATGCTGTAAATATTCTATCAATGGTCGATTACTTGCTTCAGC ATCCAATGACAAAACAGTGCGGCTCTGGGATCCG ATTCAAGGGGTAGCTCTGCATGTCATAGAGGGACATACCAG GTATGTTATAACTGTGGCCTACTGTTACAGGTATGTTGTAACTATGGCCTTTTATTACAGGTATGTTATAACTGTAGCCTTTTGTTACAGGTATGTTATAACTGTGGCCTACTGTTACAGGTATGTTGTAACTATGGCCTTTTATTACAGGTATGTTATAACTGTAGCCTTTTGTTACAGGTATGTTATAACTGTGGCCTACTGTTACAGGTATGTTGTAACTATGGCCTTTTATTACAGGTATGTTATAACTGTAGCCTTTTGTTACAGGTATGTTATAACTGTGGCCTACTGTTACAGGTATGTTGTAACTATGGCCTTTTATTACAGGTATGTTATAACTGTAGCCTTTTGTTACAGGTATGTTATAACTGTGGCCTACTGTTACAGGTATGTTGTAACTATGGCCTTTTATTACAGGTATGTTATAACTGTAGCCTTTTGTTACAGGTATGTTATAACTGTGGCCTACTGTTACAG GTATGTTGTAACTATGGCCTTTTATTACAGGTATGTTATAACTGTGGCCTTCTCCAGTGATGGGCAGTACCTGGCCTCAGGCTCCAATGACAGAACGGTCATGATCTGGAAGCTTCAGTCGGAGCAGCAGATCTTCA CCGCACTAGAGAATGGTGAGCCAGTGTGCTCTGATGCGCCTAGTCAAAGTCACACAGTTGTCATGGACCCCCACAAGATGTCAGTGGAGGATGTGTGTCAGTGGCTAGAGGAGATCGGTCTGGAGCAGTACGTGGCCTCGTTCAGGAAACATGACATCGATGGGCTGGAGTTGATGGCTTTGACCCAGGACTCCTTGGCAACAGGACTAGGGATTG AATCCATGGGGCACAGAAGCAAGCTTATACGATCTCGCAGCACACTGCTGCAGCATCCCATCATACAACAGAAAAGCATTCTGG ATTCCGGAGTGCCAGATGAGTACTTGTGTCCAATAACAAGAGAAATCATGAAGGACCCAGTCATATGTTCAG ATGGCTATTCTTACGAGAGGGCAGCCATAGCAAGCTGGATGAACAAGGGGAAGAACTGCAGTCCGATGACCAACGCTGTCCTTACAAGCAAGGATCTCACACCCAACCGCAGCCTCAAGATGCTCATACAGCGATATCTCAACCCTTAG
- the LOC127860336 gene encoding WD repeat, SAM and U-box domain-containing protein 1-like isoform X2 — protein MSGTTSHDLVASLVHTINSHTSDVNGVCFSKDRKLATCSADKTVRVWDMTSYNELPFSPLCGHTYYVHCCCFSPFGTLLASCSTDGKVIIWDAKTGQKKCVLQHESKSPIRVCKFSPNSAQLISGSDDNNVCLWDVSSGALVITYKGHEGTVIALDFTPNGEYIVSGSNDGDLQVWDARYGHAKALLLLLDCHDLGVMCCDFSPIYGSAGNGVMHGITTYQLATCGMDDLLKLWEFVATTDTKVSLKQTLVFHGHEGSVLCCKYSINGRLLASASNDKTVRLWDPIQGVALHVIEGHTRYVITVAFCYRYVITVALCYRYVTTVAFCYRYVLTVAFCYRYVITVAFCYRYVITVAYCYRYVVTMAFYYRYVITVAFCYRYVITVAYCYRYVVTMAFYYRYVITVAFCYRYVITVAYCYRYVVTMAFYYRYVITVAFCYRYVITVAYCYRYVVTMAFYYRYVITVAFCYRYVITVAYCYRYVVTMAFYYRYVITVAFCYRYVITVAYCYRYVVTMAFYYRYVITVAFSSDGQYLASGSNDRTVMIWKLQSEQQIFTALENGEPVCSDAPSQSHTVVMDPHKMSVEDVCQWLEEIGLEQYVASFRKHDIDGLELMALTQDSLATGLGIESMGHRSKLIRSRSTLLQHPIIQQKSILDSGVPDEYLCPITREIMKDPVICSDGYSYERAAIASWMNKGKNCSPMTNAVLTSKDLTPNRSLKMLIQRYLNP, from the exons ATGTCGGGAACAACAAGCCATGACTTGGTTGCCAGTTTGGTACACACAATAAACTCCCATACATCTGATGTCAATGGAGTCTGCTTCTCAAAAGACAGAAAACTAGCAACCTGCTCAGCTGACAAGACTGTGAGGGTATGGGACATGACCTCCTACAATGAACTGCCTTTCTCTCCGCTGTGTGGACATACATACTACGTTCACTGTTGTTGCTTTTCACCATTTGGGACACTATTAGCCTCTTGCTCTACCGATGGTAAAGTCATTATTTGGGATGCGAAGACAGGCCAGAAGAAATGTGTGTTACAGCACGAGAGTAAATCTCCTATCAGAGTTTGTAAGTTTTCACCAAACTCTGCTCAGTTGATCTCTGGAAGCGATGACAACAATGTCTGTCTGTGGGATGTCTCTTCTGGAGCCCTTGTGAT AACCTACAAGGGACATGAAGGGACAGTGATAGCACTGGACTTCACCCCCAATGGCGAGTACATCGTCTCTGGAAGTAATGATGGGGACCTGCAGGTGTGGGATGCTAGATACGGTCACGCCAAGGCTCTGCTACTCCTCCTGGACTGCCATGATCTAGGTGTCATGTGCTGTGATTTCTCACCCATATATGGCTCAGCTG GTAATGGAGTTATGCATGGCATCACCACTTATCAATTGGCCACATGTGGAATGGATGATCTGTTGAAGTTGTGGGAATTTGTTGCCACAACAGACAcaa AAGTGAGTTTGAAACAAACATTGGTTTTCCATGGTCATGAGGGATCTGTGTTATGCTGTAAATATTCTATCAATGGTCGATTACTTGCTTCAGC ATCCAATGACAAAACAGTGCGGCTCTGGGATCCG ATTCAAGGGGTAGCTCTGCATGTCATAGAGGGACATACCAG GTATGTTATAACTGTGGCCTTCTGTTACAG GTATGTTATAACTGTGGCCCTCTGTTACAGGTATGTTACAACTGTGGCCTTCTGTTACAGGTATGTTTTAACTGTGGCCTTCTGTTACAG GTATGTTATAACTGTAGCCTTTTGTTACAGGTATGTTATAACTGTGGCCTACTGTTACAGGTATGTTGTAACTATGGCCTTTTATTACAGGTATGTTATAACTGTAGCCTTTTGTTACAGGTATGTTATAACTGTGGCCTACTGTTACAGGTATGTTGTAACTATGGCCTTTTATTACAGGTATGTTATAACTGTAGCCTTTTGTTACAGGTATGTTATAACTGTGGCCTACTGTTACAGGTATGTTGTAACTATGGCCTTTTATTACAGGTATGTTATAACTGTAGCCTTTTGTTACAGGTATGTTATAACTGTGGCCTACTGTTACAGGTATGTTGTAACTATGGCCTTTTATTACAGGTATGTTATAACTGTAGCCTTTTGTTACAGGTATGTTATAACTGTGGCCTACTGTTACAGGTATGTTGTAACTATGGCCTTTTATTACAGGTATGTTATAACTGTAGCCTTTTGTTACAGGTATGTTATAACTGTGGCCTACTGTTACAG GTATGTTGTAACTATGGCCTTTTATTACAGGTATGTTATAACTGTGGCCTTCTCCAGTGATGGGCAGTACCTGGCCTCAGGCTCCAATGACAGAACGGTCATGATCTGGAAGCTTCAGTCGGAGCAGCAGATCTTCA CCGCACTAGAGAATGGTGAGCCAGTGTGCTCTGATGCGCCTAGTCAAAGTCACACAGTTGTCATGGACCCCCACAAGATGTCAGTGGAGGATGTGTGTCAGTGGCTAGAGGAGATCGGTCTGGAGCAGTACGTGGCCTCGTTCAGGAAACATGACATCGATGGGCTGGAGTTGATGGCTTTGACCCAGGACTCCTTGGCAACAGGACTAGGGATTG AATCCATGGGGCACAGAAGCAAGCTTATACGATCTCGCAGCACACTGCTGCAGCATCCCATCATACAACAGAAAAGCATTCTGG ATTCCGGAGTGCCAGATGAGTACTTGTGTCCAATAACAAGAGAAATCATGAAGGACCCAGTCATATGTTCAG ATGGCTATTCTTACGAGAGGGCAGCCATAGCAAGCTGGATGAACAAGGGGAAGAACTGCAGTCCGATGACCAACGCTGTCCTTACAAGCAAGGATCTCACACCCAACCGCAGCCTCAAGATGCTCATACAGCGATATCTCAACCCTTAG